The following coding sequences are from one Nicotiana tabacum cultivar K326 chromosome 1, ASM71507v2, whole genome shotgun sequence window:
- the LOC107785074 gene encoding snRNA-activating protein complex subunit-like isoform X3 has translation MFDNEISIEDLKTFSEEELVAQAFEEAFKDDELIKESSQTLTEHLGTRSEREVDSSTIHDPSDYVARDNKGSDKSKSNKRKRGKNVHQKNAVDEDYVLKVEQLAKIKEKQEEEKAAARLHSFNGSCSSSHSASTSSSKIGRMTSLKSISSGTKVRAANARGHIAVHFPEVVLCIEVYHYKKTWVKTQEFLVLGRQFLTEMRDRIYCITDEIMKKTGQDDPSGYFLVEDVFCNDFRHPAAVDYSKPILNWLQDSKSEALEKWESIASGELPQKQKALLGSKIGPQLPHFKTAKMQVTRFCDLRFRLGAGYLYCHQGDCKHQVVIRDMRLIHPEDVQNRAAYPLITFQPKLRFQKCSVCKIFKAVKVTVDDKWAAENPCYFCDLCYYMLHYVNGSLLYDDFSVYEYLHE, from the exons ATGTTTGATAATGAGATATC GATTGAAGATCTTAAAACTTTCAGTGAAGAGGAATTGGTGGCTCAGGCCTTTGAAGAAGCGTTTAAG GATGATGAGCTGATCAAAGAATCTTCACAAACTTTGACAGAGCACCTTGGTACAAG GTCAGAAAGAGAAGTGGACTCTTCTACTATCCATGATCCCTCAGACTATGTCGCCCGCGACAACAAAGGTTCAGATAAAAGCAAGTCCAACAAGAGGAAGCGGGGGAAGAATGTTCATCAGAAGAATGCTGTTGAT GAAGACTATGTTCTGAAGGTGGAACAACTtgcaaaaattaaagaaaaacaagaGGAAGAGAAAGCAGCAGCAAGATTGCATTCTTTCAA TGGTAGTTGCAGCAGCAGCCACTCTGCTTCAACATCTTCCAGTAAGATTGGCAGGATGACGTCACTCAAGTCAATAAGTTCGGGAACAAAG GTGAGGGCAGCAAATGCTCGTGGACATATTGCAGTACACTTTCCAGAAGTTGTCCTCTGTATTGAGGTTTATCATTACAAAAAGACATGGGTAAAA ACTCAAGAATTTCTGGTCCTTGGGCGGCAATTTTTGACAGAAATGAGAGACAGGATATATTGCATTACTGATGAGATAATGAAGAAGACAGGCCAGGATGATCCGTCGGGCTATTTCCTTGTGGAG GATGTCTTTTGCAATGATTTTAGGCATCCTGCTGCTGTAGATTATAGTAAGCCAATACTTAATTGGCTTCAAGATTCTAAGAGTGAGGCGCTGGAAAAATGGGAATCTATCGCCTCTGGTGAACTGCCACAGAAACAAAAGGCCCTTCTAGGCAGTAAAATTGGACCACAATTGCCTCATTTCAAGACCGCTAAAATGCAAGTTACTCGTTTCTGTGACTTAAGATTTCGACTTGGTGCTGGATATCTTTATTGTCACCAG GGGGATTGCAAGCATCAAGTTGTAATAAGAGACATGAGGTTGATACATCCAGAGGACGTACAGAACCGAGCCGCTTATCCATTGATCACCTTTCAGCCGAAGTTGCGGTTCCAGAAATGCTCTGTTTGCAAGATTTTTAAAGCAGTTAAGGTGACAGTTGATGAtaaatgggctgctgaaaatcctTGCTACTTTTGTGACCTTTGCTATTACATGCTCCACTATGTAAACGGGTCTCTGCTTTACGATGATTTCTCTGTGTATGAATATCTCCATGAGTAA
- the LOC107785074 gene encoding snRNA-activating protein complex subunit-like isoform X1: MSDPEASADEHYVSIPRGGPIYISDMVGPLTKVADFEVSIFRELERLKAELSVDSLEMFDNEISIEDLKTFSEEELVAQAFEEAFKDDELIKESSQTLTEHLGTRRTDNRISVTELASFERSEREVDSSTIHDPSDYVARDNKGSDKSKSNKRKRGKNVHQKNAVDEDYVLKVEQLAKIKEKQEEEKAAARLHSFNGSCSSSHSASTSSSKIGRMTSLKSISSGTKVRAANARGHIAVHFPEVVLCIEVYHYKKTWVKTQEFLVLGRQFLTEMRDRIYCITDEIMKKTGQDDPSGYFLVEDVFCNDFRHPAAVDYSKPILNWLQDSKSEALEKWESIASGELPQKQKALLGSKIGPQLPHFKTAKMQVTRFCDLRFRLGAGYLYCHQGDCKHQVVIRDMRLIHPEDVQNRAAYPLITFQPKLRFQKCSVCKIFKAVKVTVDDKWAAENPCYFCDLCYYMLHYVNGSLLYDDFSVYEYLHE, from the exons ATGTCGGACCCTGAGGCTTCAGCAGATGAACACTATGTTTCCATTCCTCGTGGTGGTCCTATTTACATTTCCGACATGGTTGGTCCACTCACTAAGGTTGCTGACTTTGAGGTCAGCATCTTCCGTGAACTTGAG CGGCTCAAGGCAGAGTTGTCCGTTGATTCACTTGAAATGTTTGATAATGAGATATC GATTGAAGATCTTAAAACTTTCAGTGAAGAGGAATTGGTGGCTCAGGCCTTTGAAGAAGCGTTTAAG GATGATGAGCTGATCAAAGAATCTTCACAAACTTTGACAGAGCACCTTGGTACAAG AAGAACAGATAACAGGATTTCAGTTACTGAACTTGCTTCATTTGAAAGGTCAGAAAGAGAAGTGGACTCTTCTACTATCCATGATCCCTCAGACTATGTCGCCCGCGACAACAAAGGTTCAGATAAAAGCAAGTCCAACAAGAGGAAGCGGGGGAAGAATGTTCATCAGAAGAATGCTGTTGAT GAAGACTATGTTCTGAAGGTGGAACAACTtgcaaaaattaaagaaaaacaagaGGAAGAGAAAGCAGCAGCAAGATTGCATTCTTTCAA TGGTAGTTGCAGCAGCAGCCACTCTGCTTCAACATCTTCCAGTAAGATTGGCAGGATGACGTCACTCAAGTCAATAAGTTCGGGAACAAAG GTGAGGGCAGCAAATGCTCGTGGACATATTGCAGTACACTTTCCAGAAGTTGTCCTCTGTATTGAGGTTTATCATTACAAAAAGACATGGGTAAAA ACTCAAGAATTTCTGGTCCTTGGGCGGCAATTTTTGACAGAAATGAGAGACAGGATATATTGCATTACTGATGAGATAATGAAGAAGACAGGCCAGGATGATCCGTCGGGCTATTTCCTTGTGGAG GATGTCTTTTGCAATGATTTTAGGCATCCTGCTGCTGTAGATTATAGTAAGCCAATACTTAATTGGCTTCAAGATTCTAAGAGTGAGGCGCTGGAAAAATGGGAATCTATCGCCTCTGGTGAACTGCCACAGAAACAAAAGGCCCTTCTAGGCAGTAAAATTGGACCACAATTGCCTCATTTCAAGACCGCTAAAATGCAAGTTACTCGTTTCTGTGACTTAAGATTTCGACTTGGTGCTGGATATCTTTATTGTCACCAG GGGGATTGCAAGCATCAAGTTGTAATAAGAGACATGAGGTTGATACATCCAGAGGACGTACAGAACCGAGCCGCTTATCCATTGATCACCTTTCAGCCGAAGTTGCGGTTCCAGAAATGCTCTGTTTGCAAGATTTTTAAAGCAGTTAAGGTGACAGTTGATGAtaaatgggctgctgaaaatcctTGCTACTTTTGTGACCTTTGCTATTACATGCTCCACTATGTAAACGGGTCTCTGCTTTACGATGATTTCTCTGTGTATGAATATCTCCATGAGTAA
- the LOC107785076 gene encoding CBS domain-containing protein CBSX5 codes for MAVNFLNRNVSDLCVGKPALRPLPAAATIAEALAVLKKSGEANVSVWSCDHLKKVLEGSNCECCCVGKICMVDVICFLCKNENLDNPSKALEAPVLQILPKGNHIVRHLAPNSSLLEAIDYILEGTQNLVIPIQKCVSTNTRKTLSKSSSLSCKHHDGVEYCWLTQEDIVRFLLNSVGVFSPMPTFSIESLNIIDNNVMTVCYHDPAISALDSLALAHVEQTSVAVVDDHDKLIGEISLFTLAYCDETAAAAAILTLSAGDLMAYIDCGGPPDDLIELVKTRLQEKKLGAVLELMDEEFSLSSSSSSASSCSSDDELGVCRNNVSGRYSSARRAEAITCYASSSLVAVMIQALAHRASSVWVMDEDNTLIGCVTFKGILKVFRSPANARPATK; via the exons ATGGCGGTTAATTTTCTGAACCGGAATGTGTCAGATTTGTGCGTAGGGAAACCGGCGTTAAGGCCATTACCGGCGGCAGCCACCATAGCGGAGGCGTTAGCGGTGTTGAAAAAGTCCGGCGAAGCTAACGTGAGCGTGTGGAGCTGTGACCATTTGAAGAAGGTTCTAGAAGGTAGTAATTGTGAGTGCTGTTGTGTTGGGAAGATTTGTATGGTGGATGTGATTTGCTTTTTATGTAAAAACGAGAATTTGGATAATCCTTCCAAGGCTCTTGAGGCACCTGTGTTGCAGATTTTGCCGAAAGGGAATCATATTGTGAGGCATTTGGCGCCCAATTCAAG CTTGCTGGAAGCAATAGATTACATTCTGGAAGGCACACAGAACCTGGTTATACCGATCCAAAAGTGCGTGAGCACAAATACTAGGAAAACGCTGAGTAAATCTTCCTCTCTGAGTTGCAAACATCATGACGGAGTTGAATACTGCTGGCTAACGCAAGAAGACATTGTCCGTTTCCTTCTGAATTCTGTTGGTGTCTTCTCCCCTATGCCCACATTTTCAATTGAATCGCTCAACATCATAGATAATAACGTCATGACTGTATGTTACCATGATCCTGCGATCTCTGCCTTAGATTCCCTTGCTCTTGCACACGTTGAGCAAACTTCAGTGGCTGTTGTTGATGATCACGACAAATTAATTGGTGAAATCTCCCTCTTCACTCTTGCATACTGCGATGAAacggcagcagcagcagcaatatTGACCCTTTCAGCCGGTGATCTGATGGCTTACATTGACTGTGGTGGTCCTCCAGACGACTTGATCGAGCTGGTGAAGACGAGGCTGCAAGAGAAAAAGCTTGGCGCAGTATTGGAACTAATGGATGAAGAGTTCTCATTGTCTTCGTCATCATCCTCAGCTTCAAGTTGTTCTTCTGATGACGAGTTAGGGGTTTGCAGAAATAATGTTTCAGGACGATATTCATCAGCAAGAAGGGCGGAGGCAATCACGTGTTATGCAAGCAGTTCGTTGGTGGCTGTGATGATTCAAGCACTTGCACATCGCGCAAGTTCCGTTTGGGTCATGGATGAGGATAACACTTTGATTGGTTGTGTAACATTTAAAGGAATTCTGAAAGTTTTCAGGAGTCCTGCGAATGCGAGGCCTGCAACCAAATAA
- the LOC107785074 gene encoding snRNA-activating protein complex subunit-like: MSDPEASADEHYVSIPRGGPIYISDMVGPLTKVADFEVSIFRELERLKAELSVDSLEMFDNEISIEDLKTFSEEELVAQAFEEAFKDDELIKESSQTLTEHLGTRSEREVDSSTIHDPSDYVARDNKGSDKSKSNKRKRGKNVHQKNAVDEDYVLKVEQLAKIKEKQEEEKAAARLHSFNGSCSSSHSASTSSSKIGRMTSLKSISSGTKVRAANARGHIAVHFPEVVLCIEVYHYKKTWVKTQEFLVLGRQFLTEMRDRIYCITDEIMKKTGQDDPSGYFLVEDVFCNDFRHPAAVDYSKPILNWLQDSKSEALEKWESIASGELPQKQKALLGSKIGPQLPHFKTAKMQVTRFCDLRFRLGAGYLYCHQGDCKHQVVIRDMRLIHPEDVQNRAAYPLITFQPKLRFQKCSVCKIFKAVKVTVDDKWAAENPCYFCDLCYYMLHYVNGSLLYDDFSVYEYLHE, from the exons ATGTCGGACCCTGAGGCTTCAGCAGATGAACACTATGTTTCCATTCCTCGTGGTGGTCCTATTTACATTTCCGACATGGTTGGTCCACTCACTAAGGTTGCTGACTTTGAGGTCAGCATCTTCCGTGAACTTGAG CGGCTCAAGGCAGAGTTGTCCGTTGATTCACTTGAAATGTTTGATAATGAGATATC GATTGAAGATCTTAAAACTTTCAGTGAAGAGGAATTGGTGGCTCAGGCCTTTGAAGAAGCGTTTAAG GATGATGAGCTGATCAAAGAATCTTCACAAACTTTGACAGAGCACCTTGGTACAAG GTCAGAAAGAGAAGTGGACTCTTCTACTATCCATGATCCCTCAGACTATGTCGCCCGCGACAACAAAGGTTCAGATAAAAGCAAGTCCAACAAGAGGAAGCGGGGGAAGAATGTTCATCAGAAGAATGCTGTTGAT GAAGACTATGTTCTGAAGGTGGAACAACTtgcaaaaattaaagaaaaacaagaGGAAGAGAAAGCAGCAGCAAGATTGCATTCTTTCAA TGGTAGTTGCAGCAGCAGCCACTCTGCTTCAACATCTTCCAGTAAGATTGGCAGGATGACGTCACTCAAGTCAATAAGTTCGGGAACAAAG GTGAGGGCAGCAAATGCTCGTGGACATATTGCAGTACACTTTCCAGAAGTTGTCCTCTGTATTGAGGTTTATCATTACAAAAAGACATGGGTAAAA ACTCAAGAATTTCTGGTCCTTGGGCGGCAATTTTTGACAGAAATGAGAGACAGGATATATTGCATTACTGATGAGATAATGAAGAAGACAGGCCAGGATGATCCGTCGGGCTATTTCCTTGTGGAG GATGTCTTTTGCAATGATTTTAGGCATCCTGCTGCTGTAGATTATAGTAAGCCAATACTTAATTGGCTTCAAGATTCTAAGAGTGAGGCGCTGGAAAAATGGGAATCTATCGCCTCTGGTGAACTGCCACAGAAACAAAAGGCCCTTCTAGGCAGTAAAATTGGACCACAATTGCCTCATTTCAAGACCGCTAAAATGCAAGTTACTCGTTTCTGTGACTTAAGATTTCGACTTGGTGCTGGATATCTTTATTGTCACCAG GGGGATTGCAAGCATCAAGTTGTAATAAGAGACATGAGGTTGATACATCCAGAGGACGTACAGAACCGAGCCGCTTATCCATTGATCACCTTTCAGCCGAAGTTGCGGTTCCAGAAATGCTCTGTTTGCAAGATTTTTAAAGCAGTTAAGGTGACAGTTGATGAtaaatgggctgctgaaaatcctTGCTACTTTTGTGACCTTTGCTATTACATGCTCCACTATGTAAACGGGTCTCTGCTTTACGATGATTTCTCTGTGTATGAATATCTCCATGAGTAA
- the LOC107785074 gene encoding snRNA-activating protein complex subunit-like isoform X2, giving the protein MFDNEISIEDLKTFSEEELVAQAFEEAFKDDELIKESSQTLTEHLGTRRTDNRISVTELASFERSEREVDSSTIHDPSDYVARDNKGSDKSKSNKRKRGKNVHQKNAVDEDYVLKVEQLAKIKEKQEEEKAAARLHSFNGSCSSSHSASTSSSKIGRMTSLKSISSGTKVRAANARGHIAVHFPEVVLCIEVYHYKKTWVKTQEFLVLGRQFLTEMRDRIYCITDEIMKKTGQDDPSGYFLVEDVFCNDFRHPAAVDYSKPILNWLQDSKSEALEKWESIASGELPQKQKALLGSKIGPQLPHFKTAKMQVTRFCDLRFRLGAGYLYCHQGDCKHQVVIRDMRLIHPEDVQNRAAYPLITFQPKLRFQKCSVCKIFKAVKVTVDDKWAAENPCYFCDLCYYMLHYVNGSLLYDDFSVYEYLHE; this is encoded by the exons ATGTTTGATAATGAGATATC GATTGAAGATCTTAAAACTTTCAGTGAAGAGGAATTGGTGGCTCAGGCCTTTGAAGAAGCGTTTAAG GATGATGAGCTGATCAAAGAATCTTCACAAACTTTGACAGAGCACCTTGGTACAAG AAGAACAGATAACAGGATTTCAGTTACTGAACTTGCTTCATTTGAAAGGTCAGAAAGAGAAGTGGACTCTTCTACTATCCATGATCCCTCAGACTATGTCGCCCGCGACAACAAAGGTTCAGATAAAAGCAAGTCCAACAAGAGGAAGCGGGGGAAGAATGTTCATCAGAAGAATGCTGTTGAT GAAGACTATGTTCTGAAGGTGGAACAACTtgcaaaaattaaagaaaaacaagaGGAAGAGAAAGCAGCAGCAAGATTGCATTCTTTCAA TGGTAGTTGCAGCAGCAGCCACTCTGCTTCAACATCTTCCAGTAAGATTGGCAGGATGACGTCACTCAAGTCAATAAGTTCGGGAACAAAG GTGAGGGCAGCAAATGCTCGTGGACATATTGCAGTACACTTTCCAGAAGTTGTCCTCTGTATTGAGGTTTATCATTACAAAAAGACATGGGTAAAA ACTCAAGAATTTCTGGTCCTTGGGCGGCAATTTTTGACAGAAATGAGAGACAGGATATATTGCATTACTGATGAGATAATGAAGAAGACAGGCCAGGATGATCCGTCGGGCTATTTCCTTGTGGAG GATGTCTTTTGCAATGATTTTAGGCATCCTGCTGCTGTAGATTATAGTAAGCCAATACTTAATTGGCTTCAAGATTCTAAGAGTGAGGCGCTGGAAAAATGGGAATCTATCGCCTCTGGTGAACTGCCACAGAAACAAAAGGCCCTTCTAGGCAGTAAAATTGGACCACAATTGCCTCATTTCAAGACCGCTAAAATGCAAGTTACTCGTTTCTGTGACTTAAGATTTCGACTTGGTGCTGGATATCTTTATTGTCACCAG GGGGATTGCAAGCATCAAGTTGTAATAAGAGACATGAGGTTGATACATCCAGAGGACGTACAGAACCGAGCCGCTTATCCATTGATCACCTTTCAGCCGAAGTTGCGGTTCCAGAAATGCTCTGTTTGCAAGATTTTTAAAGCAGTTAAGGTGACAGTTGATGAtaaatgggctgctgaaaatcctTGCTACTTTTGTGACCTTTGCTATTACATGCTCCACTATGTAAACGGGTCTCTGCTTTACGATGATTTCTCTGTGTATGAATATCTCCATGAGTAA